One genomic window of Cololabis saira isolate AMF1-May2022 chromosome 3, fColSai1.1, whole genome shotgun sequence includes the following:
- the lratd2b gene encoding protein LRATD2 produces MGNQVEKLTHLNYAEVPTSDPNGFDPDGGDGTRIGVSYIFSSNDDDDQDDNHNLDPFPSSEDKPATTHEDNKPFDPRDELSCAVFYREECVYERGSGCAAAPAALSAETLLNRCGPGDLLEFVAAGQYPHWAVYVGDFQVVHLHRGEVKNNFVTDVSRGKTGRVVNALYRFRALPPDVVVRNALDQVGARDRELCWRNSECFAAWCRFGKREFKIGGEIRIGKQPYRLKLIFSEKKSHVLEFQSLEDVIMEKRRNDQIGKVAVTQELANHLNSTHEIKEDFFVN; encoded by the coding sequence ATGGGGAACCAGGTGGAGAAACTAACGCATCTAAATTACGCAGAGGTGCCCACGTCGGACCCCAACGGGTTCGACCCCGATGGAGGCGACGGGACGCGCATCGGCGTGTCCTACATCTTCTCCAGCAACGACGACGACGACCAGGACGACAACCACAACCTGGACCCCTTCCCGTCCTCGGAGGACAAGCCGGCGACGACGCACGAAGACAATAAGCCGTTCGACCCCCGGGACGAGCTGTCCTGCGCCGTGTTCTACCGGGAGGAGTGCGTGTACGAGCGCGGCTCCGGCTGCGCGGCCGCTCCGGCGGCTCTGTCCGCAGAAACTCTGCTGAACAGGTGCGGCCCGGGGGACCTGCTGGAGTTCGTGGCCGCAGGACAGTACCCGCACTGGGCCGTGTACGTCGGGGACTTCCAGGTGGTGCACCTGCACCGGGGCGAGGTCAAGAACAACTTCGTGACCGACGTGAGTCGGGGCAAGACGGGCCGCGTGGTGAACGCGCTGTACCGGTTCCGCGCGCTGCCGCCGGACGTGGTGGTGCGTAACGCCCTGGATCAGGTGGGCGCGCGGGACAGGGAGCTCTGCTGGAGGAACTCCGAGTGCTTCGCCGCATGGTGCCGCTTCGGCAAGAGGGAGTTCAAAATCGGAGGGGAGATACGGATCGGGAAGCAACCGTACAGGTTGAAACTGATCTTTTCGGAAAAGAAGAGCCACGTCCTGGAGTTTCAGAGCCTGGAGGACGTGATCatggagaagaggaggaacgACCAGATCGGGAAAGTTGCCGTGACGCAGGAGCTGGCCAACCATTTGAACTCCACGCACGAAATTAAGGAGGATTTTTTCGTGAATTGA
- the nsmce2 gene encoding E3 SUMO-protein ligase NSE2: protein MSLSAVNGTLSDLRSCQGDLGTGMDIVTDVAIDLAETQDEELKAGFAEMEATILECAKLDREISYFVDTVERAIHELPAQEPEAMFSLSDKVKEKFSRRIANLSDTELQKHQKVVAFKESINNILKQANQHTENMEELDEDIAVTQSNVLLTCPLTQVEMVNPVKNKKCNHYYDQEAILGLIRTRVSQKKKCGCPVVGCGNRDVKQSDLIPDQILRRQIQSQKRQNDRT, encoded by the exons ATGTCTCTCAGCGCGGTTAACGGGACCCTGTCGGACCTGAGGTCCTGTCAGGGGGACCTGGGGACCGGCATGGACATCGTGACGGACGTGGCCATAGACCTGGCAGAGACTCAGG ATGAGGAGTTGAAAGCTGGCTTTGCAGAGATGGAGGCTACGATTCTTGAGTGTGCCAAACTGGACAGGGAGATCAGCTACTTTGTGGACACTGTGGAACGAGCCATTCATGAG CTCCCTGCACAGGAGCCCGAGGCCATGTTCAGCCtttctgacaaagtgaaggaGAAGTTCTCACGGAGAATTGCTAACCTTTCGGATACGGAGTTGCAAAAGCACCAGAAGGTGGTTGCTTTCAAGGAAAGCATCAACAACATTCTGAAACAAG CCAACCAACATACGGAGAATATGGAGGAGCTGGATGAGGACATTGCTGTTACACAGAGCAACGTCCTACTCACCTGCCCACTCACACAG GTGGAAATGGTGAATCCAGTAAAGAATAAGAAGTGTAACCACTACTATGATCAAGAAGCCATTCTGGGCCTGATCAGAACAAGAGTCAGCCAGAAGAAGAAGTGTGG CTGTCCTGTGGTGGGCTGCGGGAACAGAGATGTGAAGCAGTCGGACCTCATCCCCGACCAGATACTGAGAAGACAGATCCAGAGCCAGAAAAGGCAAAATGACAGGACATAG